A genomic region of Micromonospora sp. NBRC 110009 contains the following coding sequences:
- a CDS encoding poly(ethylene terephthalate) hydrolase family protein: MADKLVVNGTVRPRKAGATIAGYRVQVILNAEVRLGDEVLRFPASASARLPADGTLHLEIATDGIPKGPVAISIAAPTGVEVHHQQFSLEQLAKPLRLRITTVDPVEVQPSDDPTLGARTRIAGRVIDVGGRPVPADLPVVISGVDRSDGDAPPARPLVITETQPSGRFGADWVADLLASASGSVAGGPPQPVPLDPDGRLPREMVIVVDLAAVPVPEDDCDCTASPPRAPDQDDLTGNPAAFSQDLGGGCVDLTMPNRTLEEFAYFQVIRTSEPRIIGLTLNARRTVPSELLTDLLGVSIASQAIGLTRPTSVALQTTNLSLDVQAARSLVRTDRPPSVAEITRASWLSEVSFTKTMIDAGLRTTTGRAVLDADHQIDWDDTPTVHLAVDIAFGHLLQFREVWRADGYSLGDLLYSLPLAPGQRRQVAVVDWDRRTSSAREERLEFEEHLDALLTRDRDVQEIVGTDLHEEVAAGSRNTTWGVAGGIGAGFIGSGFGIFGGVAGGASGSSSSSWQDAARTFSADSMQKLRDRVSQRSSALRSQRSSVVQSVGQGETVRAETEAVANYNRCHALTIEYFEVLRHFLVTHELADVRECLFVPLPMVAFDRAKALRWREILDRFLRKPELRGGFDAIERIADNWVGWDFPQARYSEEAPESIEGELRISFLLPRPRDAADGAFQVAMWQPLAPFLPVDSLELFTAKLNERTARERDRIFRTEIAPGIAEQLVQKLRLALVGPDGGESEVPVDATLVSRYAETTPLYVTVNQAGGIPAVPRDDIAHVKIWYDGPALPPDAQVIVHSGRLRYRTPHLSAMLFDDPRILDDIKLGDAVVIATPLTQPEVRDPRAEDVELAGRLVAHLNDHLEYYHQAIWISLDAQRRFMLLDAVEVPGLGGRSVASLCSNQLIGIVGNSLVLPAAPGLRLDPTLTVSDDGPDGSTQPVPLINAYAAPPAPPLRVSVPTRGVYAEAVAGSCNACESIDDSRYWRWNNDGQLGLPQILPVSTDSRASEEPDLTPAPLPAPLVQIQNAPAVPDPVGLGAAFGLLSKPGLFQDITGLEGTQRNAAAAFEASLSAASALGDEAAKLASQQELSHNAGRMLDRINQAKADGLLTHSAAQELATSALQGLIGEPRPGAQSPATDPVVSNVIDHAAQGSSADIKVTSPSESVEVSFADDRPVVGGATAPSLPLELRYLIRQPVILDFPTSGDMTPYVFDTYDLLHALQGARLANAESLGLLVRDPVDPNSYTVERRLRIVHPADVLKPRQVAGTGRLPVAVILHGQHRATAANLNGYEALQDELARQGIVSVSVDTNVANLFNSFIEMRAQMALGALDTLRTLDADPTSRLYQRLDFDRVALMGHSRGGDAVVRAARMNTSRPAATKYGIKAVCSLAPTDYAFGTSPGPVALARADTSFYAVVYGALDGDVAGWGGAEASGGTGFRHYDRAACDKAMVFLDHCNHNRFNSVWAADGDDSGMHPSDVAPSSRLLSVADHAKLANEYIGGLFRWRLLGDTAPIGLFDGTATNSLGAGVSLQWSFGAEVVVLDDMEDPVKPRIITAGFVDPFPDVLIGARTLGLETNHTTAVLGLDPPVMSGEAYSIQLLPATSDWSSYDALTFRVTADYDRSSEATIAAGQLPDFTVVVTDLDGKIATVGASALASSLVPRRPVFHPTAPGRNCTALRLETMTLPVRLISGIDLTRVALVGLMPASGMLRHLFFDSIQLVRK; the protein is encoded by the coding sequence ATGGCGGACAAGCTCGTTGTCAACGGCACCGTACGACCGCGTAAGGCTGGCGCGACAATTGCCGGCTACCGGGTGCAGGTGATCCTGAACGCCGAGGTGCGGCTCGGCGACGAGGTGCTCCGGTTCCCGGCGTCCGCCTCGGCGCGGTTGCCTGCGGACGGCACGCTCCATCTCGAGATTGCCACGGACGGCATCCCCAAGGGCCCGGTCGCCATCTCGATCGCCGCGCCCACCGGCGTCGAAGTGCATCATCAGCAGTTCTCGCTGGAGCAGTTGGCCAAGCCGCTGCGGCTGCGGATCACCACGGTGGATCCCGTCGAGGTACAGCCCAGCGACGATCCGACCCTCGGTGCGCGTACGCGTATCGCGGGACGGGTGATCGACGTCGGTGGTCGCCCGGTTCCCGCCGACCTCCCGGTCGTGATCTCCGGGGTCGACAGGTCCGACGGCGACGCGCCACCTGCAAGGCCGCTCGTCATCACCGAAACCCAGCCTAGCGGTCGGTTCGGGGCGGACTGGGTCGCCGACCTCCTCGCGTCAGCGTCCGGCAGCGTCGCCGGTGGGCCGCCGCAGCCCGTGCCGCTCGATCCGGACGGCCGATTGCCGCGTGAGATGGTGATCGTCGTCGACCTGGCGGCCGTGCCCGTCCCCGAGGACGACTGCGACTGCACGGCATCACCTCCGCGCGCACCCGACCAGGACGACCTCACCGGCAACCCGGCTGCCTTCTCCCAGGACCTCGGCGGCGGCTGCGTCGACCTCACCATGCCGAACCGGACGCTGGAGGAGTTCGCCTACTTCCAGGTCATCCGGACCTCCGAACCTCGGATCATCGGACTCACCCTCAACGCCCGGCGCACCGTTCCGTCCGAGCTGCTGACCGACCTGCTGGGGGTGTCGATCGCGTCCCAGGCCATCGGACTGACCCGGCCGACGTCGGTGGCGCTGCAGACCACCAACCTCAGCCTCGACGTGCAGGCGGCCCGCTCGCTGGTACGTACGGACCGACCGCCCAGCGTCGCCGAGATCACCCGCGCGTCGTGGCTGTCGGAGGTCTCGTTCACCAAGACCATGATCGACGCCGGGCTGCGTACCACGACCGGTCGCGCGGTGCTCGACGCCGACCACCAGATCGACTGGGACGACACGCCCACGGTTCATCTCGCCGTCGACATCGCGTTCGGCCACCTGTTGCAGTTCCGCGAGGTGTGGCGCGCCGACGGCTACTCCCTCGGTGACCTGCTCTATTCGCTTCCCCTCGCGCCCGGGCAGCGGCGCCAGGTCGCCGTCGTCGACTGGGACCGGCGCACGTCGTCGGCCCGCGAGGAACGGCTGGAGTTCGAGGAGCACCTCGACGCGCTGCTCACCCGAGACCGGGACGTGCAGGAGATCGTCGGCACCGACCTGCACGAGGAGGTCGCAGCCGGCTCACGCAACACGACCTGGGGGGTCGCCGGCGGGATCGGTGCCGGCTTCATCGGCAGCGGCTTCGGCATCTTCGGCGGCGTGGCCGGCGGCGCGAGCGGGTCGAGCTCCTCGTCGTGGCAGGACGCGGCCCGGACGTTCTCCGCCGACTCGATGCAGAAGTTGCGCGACCGGGTGTCGCAGCGCAGCTCCGCGCTGCGCAGTCAGCGTTCGTCAGTGGTACAGAGCGTCGGCCAGGGTGAGACCGTCCGGGCCGAGACGGAGGCAGTGGCCAACTACAACCGCTGCCACGCGCTGACCATCGAGTATTTCGAGGTGCTGCGGCATTTCCTGGTCACCCACGAGCTGGCCGACGTGCGCGAGTGCCTGTTCGTCCCGCTGCCCATGGTGGCCTTCGACCGGGCCAAGGCGCTGCGCTGGCGGGAGATTCTGGATCGGTTCCTGCGCAAGCCGGAGCTGCGCGGCGGCTTCGACGCCATCGAGCGGATCGCCGACAACTGGGTGGGCTGGGACTTCCCGCAGGCGCGCTACAGCGAGGAGGCGCCCGAGTCCATCGAGGGTGAACTGCGCATCAGCTTCCTGCTGCCCCGCCCGCGCGATGCCGCGGACGGAGCGTTCCAGGTGGCCATGTGGCAGCCGCTGGCGCCATTCCTGCCGGTCGACAGCCTCGAACTGTTCACCGCCAAGCTGAACGAGCGAACCGCCCGCGAGCGCGACCGGATCTTCCGCACCGAGATCGCGCCCGGAATCGCGGAGCAGTTGGTGCAGAAGCTGCGCCTCGCCCTGGTCGGGCCGGACGGCGGCGAGTCGGAGGTGCCGGTCGACGCCACGCTGGTGTCCCGCTACGCCGAGACGACCCCCCTCTACGTCACGGTCAACCAGGCGGGAGGCATCCCAGCCGTGCCGCGCGATGACATCGCGCACGTGAAGATCTGGTACGACGGACCCGCGCTGCCGCCGGATGCGCAGGTGATCGTGCACTCGGGCCGGCTCCGTTACCGCACGCCCCACCTGTCGGCCATGCTTTTCGACGACCCTCGCATCCTCGACGACATCAAGCTCGGCGACGCTGTCGTGATCGCCACCCCACTCACACAACCCGAAGTACGCGACCCACGAGCCGAGGACGTGGAACTCGCCGGACGGCTGGTCGCGCACCTCAACGACCATCTGGAGTACTACCACCAGGCCATCTGGATCAGCCTGGACGCGCAGCGCCGGTTCATGCTGCTCGACGCGGTCGAGGTACCCGGGCTGGGTGGCCGGAGCGTCGCGAGCCTGTGCAGCAACCAGCTCATCGGAATCGTGGGCAACAGCCTCGTGCTGCCGGCCGCGCCGGGGCTCCGACTCGATCCCACGCTGACCGTGTCCGACGACGGGCCGGACGGGTCCACGCAGCCGGTACCGCTCATCAACGCCTACGCCGCCCCGCCCGCGCCGCCGCTGCGCGTCAGCGTGCCGACCCGCGGCGTCTACGCCGAGGCTGTCGCCGGGTCCTGCAACGCCTGCGAGAGCATCGACGACTCGCGCTACTGGCGCTGGAACAACGACGGTCAGCTGGGGCTGCCGCAGATCCTTCCCGTGTCGACGGACAGCCGGGCCAGCGAGGAGCCCGACCTCACGCCCGCGCCGCTGCCCGCGCCGCTGGTGCAGATCCAGAACGCCCCCGCCGTGCCCGACCCGGTGGGCCTCGGCGCAGCCTTCGGCCTGCTGTCCAAGCCCGGTCTGTTCCAGGACATCACCGGCCTCGAGGGCACCCAACGAAATGCCGCGGCGGCCTTCGAGGCGTCGCTGTCGGCCGCCTCCGCGCTCGGCGACGAGGCGGCGAAACTCGCGAGCCAGCAGGAGTTGAGCCACAACGCCGGCCGCATGCTCGATCGCATCAACCAGGCAAAGGCCGACGGTCTGCTCACCCACAGCGCGGCACAGGAACTCGCCACGTCGGCGCTGCAGGGTCTGATCGGCGAACCCCGTCCCGGCGCGCAGAGCCCGGCCACGGACCCCGTGGTGAGCAACGTGATCGACCACGCGGCACAGGGTTCGAGCGCCGACATCAAGGTGACCAGCCCGAGTGAGTCCGTCGAGGTCAGTTTTGCCGATGACCGGCCGGTTGTCGGCGGGGCGACGGCACCGTCGCTGCCGCTGGAGCTGCGCTACCTCATCCGGCAGCCAGTGATCTTGGACTTCCCCACATCCGGCGACATGACACCCTACGTTTTCGACACCTACGACCTCCTGCACGCCCTCCAGGGCGCCCGCCTCGCCAACGCGGAGTCGCTCGGCCTGCTCGTCAGGGATCCGGTCGATCCGAACAGCTACACCGTCGAACGCCGGTTGCGCATCGTGCACCCGGCCGACGTCCTCAAGCCCCGCCAGGTCGCCGGCACCGGGCGCCTGCCGGTCGCGGTCATCCTGCACGGCCAGCACCGCGCGACGGCCGCGAATCTGAACGGCTACGAGGCGCTGCAGGACGAGCTGGCCCGGCAGGGGATCGTCTCGGTGTCCGTCGACACCAACGTCGCGAACCTGTTCAACTCGTTCATCGAGATGCGGGCGCAGATGGCACTCGGGGCGTTGGACACGCTGCGGACGCTGGACGCCGACCCGACGTCCCGCCTGTACCAGCGGCTGGACTTCGACCGGGTCGCGCTGATGGGGCACTCCCGTGGCGGCGATGCCGTGGTTCGTGCCGCCCGGATGAACACCTCTCGCCCTGCCGCCACGAAGTACGGCATCAAGGCGGTGTGTTCGCTCGCACCGACCGACTACGCGTTCGGGACGTCGCCCGGACCGGTGGCGTTGGCCAGGGCCGACACGTCGTTCTACGCCGTCGTCTACGGCGCACTCGACGGCGACGTCGCGGGCTGGGGCGGTGCGGAGGCATCCGGCGGCACCGGCTTCCGCCACTACGACCGGGCCGCCTGTGACAAGGCGATGGTCTTCCTCGACCACTGCAACCACAACCGCTTCAACTCGGTGTGGGCCGCGGACGGCGACGACTCCGGGATGCACCCCTCGGATGTCGCACCCAGTAGCCGGCTGCTCTCCGTGGCCGACCACGCGAAGCTCGCCAACGAGTACATCGGTGGACTGTTCCGCTGGCGGCTGCTCGGCGACACGGCCCCGATCGGGCTCTTCGACGGGACTGCGACCAACTCCCTCGGAGCCGGGGTGTCCCTGCAGTGGTCGTTCGGCGCCGAGGTCGTGGTCCTCGACGACATGGAGGATCCCGTCAAGCCGCGCATCATCACCGCCGGCTTCGTCGACCCCTTCCCAGACGTGCTGATCGGGGCCCGGACGTTGGGGCTGGAAACCAACCACACGACCGCGGTGCTCGGCCTGGATCCACCGGTGATGTCCGGCGAGGCCTACTCCATCCAGCTACTGCCGGCCACCTCGGACTGGTCAAGCTATGACGCCCTGACATTCCGGGTCACGGCCGACTACGACCGCAGCAGCGAGGCGACGATCGCGGCCGGACAACTGCCGGACTTCACCGTGGTCGTCACCGATCTGGACGGAAAGATTGCCACGGTGGGCGCCTCCGCGCTCGCCAGTTCGCTCGTGCCGAGACGACCTGTCTTCCATCCGACGGCGCCGGGCCGGAATTGCACCGCGCTGCGTCTGGAGACCATGACACTCCCGGTCAGGCTGATCTCCGGGATCGACCTGACCCGGGTGGCGCTGGTCGGCCTGATGCCCGCCTCGGGCATGCTCCGCCACCTGTTCTTCGACTCCATCCAGCTCGTCCGGAAGTAG
- a CDS encoding DUF1963 domain-containing protein has protein sequence MTTLMIYSGGTAADAPGTRTGGVPLVPQGFDWPRCDECDGPMQFLAQVRLDDIDPADSGLLSIFMCQNDPGLCDEWDATAGGNRAFVFPLGQLAPSAVPSGDNVLLAETSAVAYVPMNNSEGYDEARERWCGESGRPLPDVLGQLGGAPAWLQFDETPTCAVCNLQMSFVVQLEEGHDYRTDINFGGGGCGYGFRCRPCATAAFLWQR, from the coding sequence GTGACGACGCTGATGATCTATAGCGGTGGCACAGCCGCAGATGCGCCCGGAACGCGTACCGGCGGTGTTCCGCTCGTGCCACAGGGCTTTGATTGGCCGCGGTGTGATGAGTGCGACGGACCGATGCAATTCCTGGCCCAGGTCCGACTCGACGACATTGACCCGGCCGACTCGGGCCTGTTGTCAATCTTCATGTGCCAGAACGATCCGGGCCTGTGCGATGAGTGGGACGCGACCGCCGGCGGCAACCGCGCATTCGTCTTCCCCCTCGGCCAGCTGGCCCCGTCCGCCGTGCCCTCCGGCGACAACGTCTTGTTGGCGGAAACATCCGCAGTCGCCTACGTGCCGATGAACAACTCCGAGGGCTACGACGAGGCACGCGAGCGTTGGTGTGGTGAATCCGGCCGGCCGCTGCCAGACGTGCTCGGGCAGCTGGGCGGGGCGCCAGCGTGGCTCCAGTTCGACGAGACGCCTACCTGCGCTGTCTGCAACCTGCAGATGTCGTTCGTCGTGCAGCTCGAAGAAGGGCACGACTACCGCACCGATATCAACTTCGGCGGTGGTGGCTGCGGCTATGGGTTCCGATGCCGTCCCTGCGCGACCGCGGCGTTCCTGTGGCAACGGTGA
- a CDS encoding GNAT family N-acetyltransferase, with product MRLEKITPENYEAALALSVRPDQEDLVAPVIKSLAEAYVFPDHAWPRLIYDGDRLVGFLMAFLDIPWGGNPDDLRSGLWRLNIEADAQGNGYGRFAVEATCGEIRARGDDRAYVTWAPRAGGPGEFYLKLGFRPTGELSGGQTVGVLDL from the coding sequence ATGCGGCTTGAGAAGATCACCCCGGAAAACTATGAGGCGGCTCTCGCGCTGTCCGTGCGTCCCGACCAGGAGGATCTGGTCGCACCAGTGATCAAGTCGCTGGCCGAGGCGTACGTCTTCCCCGACCACGCCTGGCCGAGGTTGATCTATGACGGTGACCGGCTGGTCGGCTTCCTTATGGCCTTCCTCGACATACCGTGGGGCGGCAACCCCGATGACCTGCGCTCCGGCCTCTGGCGGCTGAACATCGAGGCCGACGCACAGGGAAACGGTTACGGCCGATTCGCCGTCGAGGCCACATGCGGGGAGATCCGCGCCCGAGGTGACGATCGGGCGTACGTCACCTGGGCACCCCGGGCAGGAGGGCCAGGGGAGTTCTACCTGAAACTGGGCTTCAGACCGACAGGCGAGCTGAGTGGTGGTCAGACGGTCGGTGTCCTGGACCTTTGA
- a CDS encoding MFS transporter, with product MFAAVLRRARPPSPLAGQLAAQSLLFALGEGTFMTGSAVFFTKIVGLSAAQVGLGLTCAGIAAFLAALPMGKLVDRFGPKKMWAVSATGQAAMFAVWPLITDFKGYVAMAVGMEVIGALGNAAHGAYTIDALPPDERVKSRAYMYSALNVGFTLGSLIGGFALAFHSNDVLHALPWFTTVVFLVNAAAISRLPQASHDDRTPQERKAKIAGPGPLRNPGWLLTMFFSGVFWTNQVLLNIVIPLWLVEETDAPRVLLAFLFGTNTVMCIFLPMAAARGVEDVPTALKAIRVSSTFFVLSCLITLATHDTVGWVTISLVWLGHVTVTGAELYLSAASWSFEAELMDPRQRGAYQGAAELSSTLGRVWAPALYTFLAMNWGAVGWLVIAGIILVATIGVHPSTRLARRFLEQHVPPEVLADARASSREPEEAIAAGPPSLINTDEPLPESTGGLIR from the coding sequence ATGTTCGCCGCCGTCCTCCGCCGAGCGCGCCCTCCGTCGCCTCTCGCCGGCCAGCTCGCTGCCCAGTCACTCCTCTTCGCCCTCGGTGAGGGCACCTTCATGACCGGATCGGCGGTGTTCTTCACCAAGATCGTCGGGCTGTCCGCCGCCCAGGTTGGTCTCGGCCTGACGTGCGCCGGCATCGCCGCCTTCCTGGCCGCACTGCCGATGGGCAAGCTGGTCGACCGCTTCGGGCCGAAGAAGATGTGGGCCGTCAGCGCGACCGGGCAGGCGGCGATGTTCGCGGTGTGGCCGCTCATCACCGACTTCAAGGGCTACGTCGCCATGGCCGTCGGCATGGAGGTCATCGGCGCCCTCGGCAACGCGGCGCACGGCGCGTACACGATCGACGCACTGCCGCCGGACGAGCGGGTGAAGTCACGCGCCTACATGTACTCCGCGCTCAACGTCGGCTTCACCCTCGGCTCCCTGATCGGTGGCTTCGCGCTGGCGTTCCACTCCAACGACGTCCTCCACGCGCTGCCCTGGTTCACCACTGTCGTCTTTCTCGTCAACGCTGCCGCAATCAGCCGGCTGCCGCAAGCCTCGCACGACGACCGCACCCCGCAGGAGCGCAAGGCGAAGATCGCCGGGCCCGGACCGCTGCGCAACCCCGGCTGGCTCCTCACAATGTTCTTCAGCGGGGTCTTCTGGACCAACCAGGTGCTGCTCAACATCGTGATTCCGCTATGGCTGGTGGAGGAGACCGACGCCCCGCGGGTGCTGCTGGCCTTTCTGTTCGGAACTAACACGGTGATGTGCATCTTCCTGCCGATGGCGGCGGCCCGCGGAGTCGAGGACGTGCCGACCGCGCTGAAGGCGATTCGGGTGTCGTCCACCTTCTTCGTGCTCTCCTGTCTGATCACGCTGGCGACCCACGACACCGTCGGCTGGGTCACGATCTCGCTGGTCTGGCTGGGTCACGTCACCGTGACCGGGGCTGAGCTCTACCTCTCGGCCGCCAGCTGGTCGTTCGAGGCCGAGCTGATGGACCCGCGGCAGCGCGGCGCCTACCAGGGCGCCGCCGAGCTGAGCAGCACCCTGGGCCGGGTATGGGCGCCGGCGTTGTACACATTCCTCGCGATGAACTGGGGCGCCGTCGGCTGGCTGGTGATCGCCGGCATCATATTGGTGGCCACCATCGGCGTGCACCCGTCGACCCGGCTGGCGCGGCGATTCCTCGAGCAGCACGTCCCTCCCGAGGTGTTGGCCGACGCCCGTGCCTCCAGCCGCGAGCCCGAGGAGGCCATCGCGGCTGGGCCGCCCTCGCTCATCAACACCGACGAGCCGCTGCCCGAATCCACCGGCGGCCTGATCCGCTAG
- a CDS encoding RNA polymerase subunit sigma-70 has product MSADTRLEELGVRGLGEVDEPAFSGLAERHRRELHVHCYRMLGSFEDAEDTVQETFLRAWRRRETFEGRSTFRAWLYRIATNACLDLLAKCRPEPATGGEVLWLQPYPDRLLDELPAGDADEPETVAVARETIELAYLVAVQHLAPRPRAVLILRDVLGWPAKDVAELLGDSVNSVNSALQRARAGMRKHLPAERQDWTGGDEDAGTRELVRRFTEASVATDIDTLAGMLRDDVRCSMPPTPGLHVGRDAVVSDWIEDGFEGMKGLRAVPTSVNRQPAVAFYHWREREGAYLPLTIDVLRISGGAITEIIIFHDDQFPRLGLPERLPADGTE; this is encoded by the coding sequence ATGAGTGCGGACACGCGGCTGGAGGAGCTGGGCGTGCGCGGGCTGGGCGAGGTCGACGAGCCGGCGTTCTCGGGGCTGGCGGAACGGCACCGGCGGGAGCTGCACGTGCACTGCTACCGGATGCTCGGGTCGTTCGAGGACGCCGAGGACACCGTGCAGGAGACGTTCCTCCGTGCCTGGCGGCGGCGGGAGACCTTCGAGGGGCGGTCGACGTTCCGGGCCTGGCTGTACCGGATCGCCACCAACGCCTGCCTGGACCTGCTCGCCAAGTGCCGCCCGGAGCCTGCGACCGGCGGCGAGGTGCTGTGGCTGCAGCCCTACCCGGACCGGCTGCTCGACGAGCTGCCCGCGGGCGACGCGGACGAGCCGGAGACCGTCGCCGTCGCGCGGGAGACGATCGAGCTGGCGTACCTGGTCGCGGTCCAGCACCTCGCGCCGCGCCCGCGGGCCGTGCTGATCCTGCGGGACGTGCTCGGCTGGCCGGCGAAGGACGTCGCGGAGCTCCTCGGGGACTCCGTCAACTCGGTGAACAGCGCGCTGCAGCGGGCCCGCGCCGGCATGCGGAAGCACCTGCCCGCCGAGCGGCAGGACTGGACCGGCGGCGACGAGGACGCCGGGACGCGCGAGCTGGTACGCCGCTTCACCGAGGCCAGCGTGGCCACGGACATCGACACGCTCGCCGGGATGCTGCGGGACGACGTCCGCTGCTCGATGCCGCCCACGCCCGGCCTGCACGTCGGCCGCGACGCGGTCGTGAGCGACTGGATCGAGGACGGCTTCGAGGGCATGAAGGGTCTGCGCGCCGTCCCCACCTCCGTCAACCGGCAGCCCGCCGTCGCCTTCTACCACTGGCGGGAGCGGGAGGGCGCGTACCTGCCGCTGACGATCGACGTCCTGCGTATCTCGGGCGGGGCGATCACCGAGATCATCATCTTCCACGACGACCAGTTCCCGCGGCTCGGGCTGCCGGAGCGGCTGCCGGCGGACGGCACGGAGTAG
- a CDS encoding DUF6069 family protein → MNDTRVVAGPASGQTSHTHRARRLAVTGVIATLAAMVATTLAAALAQAVGVDFEVPDGGETIPLPGFAVVTGFFSIVGIVIAGALLRWSARPAERFVWTAVSLTAISLVPPFLFGADTATTTALLGLHLVAAAVMIPTLARSLRTRTD, encoded by the coding sequence ATGAATGACACCCGGGTCGTCGCAGGCCCGGCATCGGGCCAGACCAGCCACACCCACCGAGCCCGCCGGCTCGCCGTCACCGGCGTCATTGCCACCCTCGCAGCGATGGTGGCCACCACCCTCGCCGCTGCGCTTGCCCAGGCCGTTGGCGTCGACTTCGAGGTCCCCGATGGTGGCGAGACGATCCCGTTGCCCGGGTTCGCCGTGGTGACCGGCTTCTTCTCGATCGTGGGCATCGTCATTGCCGGCGCTCTTCTTCGTTGGAGCGCCCGCCCCGCCGAACGATTCGTGTGGACGGCGGTGTCGCTGACCGCGATCTCATTGGTCCCGCCCTTCCTCTTCGGGGCAGACACCGCCACCACCACCGCCCTCCTCGGGCTGCACCTCGTCGCTGCGGCGGTGATGATCCCCACCCTGGCGCGGAGCCTCCGCACCCGGACCGATTGA
- a CDS encoding ArsR/SmtB family transcription factor — MSLTNPFGDMELTTPQALRALAHPVRLALLDRLQRHGPATATQLAPHVGATPSVVSWHLRHLASFGLVTDWDGATSKRERWWQAAAKGFRFTVPDDAEGQDAARQLRAEMFARSAEAPVQWSLRDEPRLSPEWQALAGLADTRFVITADELRQLEEAIEALLAPYVRRKGGQLPDGARLVRMLRYLLPEPGDDPAAS; from the coding sequence ATGTCTCTCACGAATCCGTTCGGGGATATGGAGCTGACCACTCCGCAGGCGCTGCGGGCGTTGGCTCATCCGGTACGGCTGGCCCTGCTCGATCGGTTGCAGCGACACGGCCCCGCGACGGCCACCCAGCTCGCACCGCACGTTGGTGCCACGCCGTCGGTCGTCAGCTGGCACCTACGGCACCTCGCTTCCTTCGGTCTCGTCACCGACTGGGACGGCGCGACGAGTAAGCGAGAGCGGTGGTGGCAGGCGGCAGCCAAGGGCTTCCGCTTCACCGTGCCCGACGATGCAGAGGGCCAGGATGCGGCGCGGCAGCTGCGCGCCGAGATGTTCGCCCGATCCGCGGAGGCGCCCGTGCAGTGGTCGCTGCGGGACGAGCCTCGGCTGAGCCCGGAGTGGCAGGCCCTGGCGGGGCTGGCCGATACCCGGTTCGTCATTACTGCTGATGAGTTGCGGCAGCTCGAAGAAGCGATCGAGGCACTGCTCGCGCCGTACGTCCGGCGTAAGGGTGGCCAGTTGCCGGACGGTGCGCGGCTTGTCCGGATGCTGCGCTATCTGCTGCCTGAGCCCGGCGACGACCCGGCGGCGTCATGA